Proteins from one Juglans microcarpa x Juglans regia isolate MS1-56 chromosome 1S, Jm3101_v1.0, whole genome shotgun sequence genomic window:
- the LOC121246802 gene encoding stem-specific protein TSJT1 isoform X1 encodes MLGVFSSSIVSPPEELVAAGCRTPSPKITAAALLNRFEQTNASAVSVHVGDNVQLAYTHHKESPLLPRSFAVKDDIFCLFEGALDNLGSLRQQYGLAKSANEVILVIEAYKALRDRAPYPPSHVVGHLSGSFAFVVFDKSTSTLFVASDQYGKVPLYWGITADGYVAFADDAELLKGACGKSLASFPQGCFFSTTVGELRSFENPKNKITAVPATDEEIWGATFKVEGPAVFASTE; translated from the exons ATGTTGGGGGTTTTCAGTAGCTCGATCGTTTCTCCGCCGGAAGAACTTGTGGCCGCCGGCTGCCGGACTCCTTCTCCGAAGATAACGGCGGCAGCGCTTCTGAACCGGTTCGAACAGACCAATGCCTCCGCGGTTTCCGTACACGTCGGAGACAACGTCCAGTTGGCCTACACTCACCACAAGGAGTCACCTTTGCTGCCCAG GTCATTTGCTGTTAAGGATGATATATTCTGCTTGTTCGAGGGAGCCCTTGATAATTTGGGAAGTTTGAGGCAGCAATATGGGCTTGCCAAGTCTGCGAACGAGGTGATTTTGGTCATTGAGGCTTACAAGGCACTCCGCGACCGTGCACCCTATCCTCCAAGCCATGTTGTTGGCCACCTTAGCGGAAGTTTCGCTTTCGTAGTCTTTGACAAGTCTACCTCCACCCTCTTTGTTGCCTCT GACCAATATGGTAAGGTTCCTCTGTATTGGGGAATCACTGCTGATGGATACGTGGCCTTTGCTGACGATGCAGAATTGCTTAAAGGTGCTTGTGGCAAGTCACTTGCTTCTTTCCCTCAAG GATGTTTCTTCTCCACCACGGTAGGAGAACTGAGGAGCTTTGAGAACCCTAAGAACAAGATCACTGCGGTACCTGCCACTGATGAAGAGATATGGGGTGCAACATTCAAG GTGGAAGGGCCAGCAGTTTTTGCATCCACAGAGTAG
- the LOC121246802 gene encoding stem-specific protein TSJT1 isoform X2: MLGVFSSSIVSPPEELVAAGCRTPSPKITAAALLNRFEQTNASAVSVHVGDNVQLAYTHHKESPLLPRSFAVKDDIFCLFEGALDNLGSLRQQYGLAKSANEVILVIEAYKALRDRAPYPPSHVVGHLSGSFAFVVFDKSTSTLFVASDQYGKVPLYWGITADGYVAFADDAELLKGACGKSLASFPQGGY; this comes from the exons ATGTTGGGGGTTTTCAGTAGCTCGATCGTTTCTCCGCCGGAAGAACTTGTGGCCGCCGGCTGCCGGACTCCTTCTCCGAAGATAACGGCGGCAGCGCTTCTGAACCGGTTCGAACAGACCAATGCCTCCGCGGTTTCCGTACACGTCGGAGACAACGTCCAGTTGGCCTACACTCACCACAAGGAGTCACCTTTGCTGCCCAG GTCATTTGCTGTTAAGGATGATATATTCTGCTTGTTCGAGGGAGCCCTTGATAATTTGGGAAGTTTGAGGCAGCAATATGGGCTTGCCAAGTCTGCGAACGAGGTGATTTTGGTCATTGAGGCTTACAAGGCACTCCGCGACCGTGCACCCTATCCTCCAAGCCATGTTGTTGGCCACCTTAGCGGAAGTTTCGCTTTCGTAGTCTTTGACAAGTCTACCTCCACCCTCTTTGTTGCCTCT GACCAATATGGTAAGGTTCCTCTGTATTGGGGAATCACTGCTGATGGATACGTGGCCTTTGCTGACGATGCAGAATTGCTTAAAGGTGCTTGTGGCAAGTCACTTGCTTCTTTCCCTCAAGGTGGGTACTGA
- the LOC121246801 gene encoding nuclear transcription factor Y subunit C-3-like, translated as MDQLGHGQPPAIGVVGSATQVSYALNPYESNQMIGAAQPGSVGAMQSPSQTAGLSASSAQLAQNQLAYQHIHHQQQQQLQQQLQNFWATQYQEIEQASDFKNHSLPLARIKKIMKADEDVRMISAEAPVIFARACEMFILELTLRSWNHTEENKRRTLQKNDIAAAITRTDIFDFLVDIVPREDLKDEVLASIPRGNAPVGGDGLPCYYVPPQHAQPVGAPGMIMGKPVMDQALYGQQMRPYMTQTMWPHLQQEQPPSDS; from the coding sequence ATGGATCAGTTAGGGCATGGACAACCCCCAGCAATTGGGGTGGTTGGTAGTGCAACTCAAGTGTCATATGCCCTCAATCCATATGAATCTAACCAAATGATTGGGGCCGCCCAACCGGGATCAGTGGGAGCCATGCAGTCTCCTAGTCAGACAGCAGGTCTCTCTGCCTCTTCAGCTCAGCTTGCACAAAATCAACTTGCTTATCAACATATCCACCACCAACAGCAACAGCAACTGCAGCAACAACTTCAAAATTTTTGGGCAACTCAGTACCAAGAGATTGAGCAGGCCTCTGATTTCAAAAACCATAGCCTGCCATTGGCCAGAATTAAGAAGATTATGAAGGCCGATGAGGATGTAAGGATGATATCAGCTGAAGCTCCTGTCATATTTGCCAGGGCCTGTGAAATGTTCATTCTGGAGTTGACGCTGCGTTCTTGGAATCATACAGAGGAGAACAAAAGGAGGACACTCCAGAAAAATGATATTGCAGCAGCAATTACAAGGACTgacatatttgattttttggttgATATTGTCCCAAGGGAGGATTTAAAAGATGAAGTTCTTGCATCCATCCCTAGAGGCAATGCTCCTGTTGGAGGCGATGGTCTTCCCTGCTATTATGTGCCACCTCAGCATGCCCAACCGGTTGGTGCTCCAGGGATGATCATGGGCAAGCCTGTAATGGATCAAGCTCTTTACGGCCAACAGATGCGCCCTTACATGACTCAGACAATGTGGCCACATCTGCAACAGGAGCAGCCGCCTTCAGATTCTTGA